One region of Gloeocapsa sp. PCC 73106 genomic DNA includes:
- a CDS encoding DUF4351 domain-containing protein, whose amino-acid sequence ESLGEALLDFSSIEELEARLTQIE is encoded by the coding sequence GAAAGTCTCGGTGAAGCACTACTTGATTTTAGTAGTATCGAAGAATTAGAAGCAAGGCTCACTCAAATTGAGTAA